One genomic segment of Bacteroidota bacterium includes these proteins:
- the ccoN gene encoding cytochrome-c oxidase, cbb3-type subunit I produces the protein MELEKFSYDNRIAKQFTYATIFWGIIGMTVGLWAAFELAYPSLNLGIDFITYGRIRPLHTNAVIFAFVGNGIFMGVYYSLQRLCKARMYSDVLSQIHFWGWQLIIVSAVITIPLGMTSGKEYAELEWPIDILITIIWVVFGINMFGTIMRRRVRHIYVAIWFYIATFITVAVLHIVNSMAIPVTLFKSYSMYAGVQDALVQWWYGHNAVAFFLTTPYLGLMYYFLPKAANRPVYSYKLSIVHFWTLIFLYIWAGPHHLLYSALPEWAQTLGVAFSIMLIAPSWGGMVNGLLTLRGAWDKVREDVILKFMVVAISAYGMATFEGPMLSLRNINALGHYSDWIIAHVHVGALGWNGFLTFGILYWIIPKMFRTELFSKSLANTHFWIGTLGIIFYAVPMYWAGFMEGSMWKQFNADGMLQYPNFVETTQYVKPFYLLRSIGGSLYLIGALLMLYNLVRTVRKGSFIANEEAEAAPLPVAVKAHKGEYWHRALERRPIQFGILALIAIMIGGIVEIVPTFLIKSNVPTIASVKPYTPLELEGRDIYVREGCYTCHSQMIRPFRSETMRYGEYSKAGEFIYDFPFQWGSKRTGPDLHRVGGKYPDSWHYYHMLDPTSITPGSIMPPYPWLLDRDLNTKNTAAKIRAMQTLGVPYEEGYDQIAVEDLNAQAEGIAKRLADANIQTTPDKEIIALIAYLQRLGTDIKAEKSVQK, from the coding sequence ATGGAGCTTGAAAAATTCAGTTACGACAACCGAATTGCTAAGCAATTTACTTACGCTACTATTTTTTGGGGGATAATAGGAATGACTGTTGGCCTTTGGGCAGCATTCGAACTTGCCTATCCATCATTAAATCTGGGAATTGATTTTATTACCTATGGTAGAATAAGACCATTGCATACCAATGCAGTGATATTTGCTTTTGTTGGCAATGGCATTTTTATGGGCGTGTATTATTCCTTGCAGCGATTATGTAAAGCCCGCATGTACAGCGATGTATTAAGTCAAATACATTTCTGGGGTTGGCAATTAATTATTGTGAGTGCAGTAATTACAATTCCATTGGGAATGACTTCCGGAAAAGAATATGCAGAATTAGAATGGCCGATTGATATTTTAATAACTATTATTTGGGTAGTGTTCGGTATCAATATGTTCGGAACAATTATGCGGAGAAGAGTGCGACACATTTATGTTGCTATTTGGTTTTATATCGCCACATTTATCACGGTTGCAGTGTTGCATATTGTGAATTCAATGGCAATACCGGTTACATTATTTAAAAGTTATTCCATGTACGCAGGTGTGCAGGATGCTTTGGTGCAGTGGTGGTACGGACATAATGCCGTGGCTTTTTTCTTAACCACTCCATACCTCGGACTGATGTATTACTTTTTACCAAAAGCAGCTAATCGTCCCGTGTATTCTTATAAGTTATCTATAGTCCATTTTTGGACATTAATATTTTTATATATCTGGGCAGGACCTCACCATTTATTGTATTCCGCATTACCCGAATGGGCACAAACTTTAGGAGTAGCATTTTCAATTATGTTGATTGCGCCGTCATGGGGAGGAATGGTAAACGGCTTACTTACTTTGAGAGGTGCATGGGATAAAGTACGAGAAGATGTTATTCTGAAATTTATGGTGGTGGCTATCAGCGCTTATGGTATGGCAACTTTTGAGGGACCCATGTTATCACTGCGAAATATCAATGCATTAGGACATTATTCTGATTGGATAATTGCACACGTGCATGTGGGTGCTTTAGGATGGAATGGATTTCTCACTTTCGGAATTTTATATTGGATTATTCCTAAAATGTTTCGCACAGAACTTTTTTCTAAATCGTTGGCGAACACACATTTCTGGATTGGCACTTTAGGAATTATTTTCTATGCTGTTCCTATGTATTGGGCGGGATTTATGGAAGGCTCCATGTGGAAACAATTTAATGCAGATGGCATGTTGCAGTATCCCAATTTTGTGGAGACAACTCAATATGTAAAACCATTTTATTTATTGCGTTCCATCGGTGGTAGTTTATATTTAATCGGCGCCTTACTCATGTTATATAATTTGGTGAGGACAGTACGCAAAGGAAGTTTTATTGCCAATGAAGAAGCAGAAGCAGCTCCATTACCTGTAGCAGTGAAAGCACATAAAGGTGAATACTGGCATCGTGCTTTAGAGAGAAGACCAATTCAATTTGGAATACTTGCACTTATCGCAATTATGATTGGAGGAATAGTGGAAATAGTACCTACATTTTTAATTAAATCCAATGTGCCCACTATTGCAAGTGTGAAACCTTATACGCCACTTGAATTGGAAGGCAGAGATATTTATGTGCGGGAAGGATGTTACACTTGTCATTCGCAAATGATTCGACCCTTCCGTTCGGAAACAATGCGCTATGGGGAATATTCAAAAGCAGGAGAATTTATTTATGATTTTCCATTCCAGTGGGGATCAAAACGCACGGGGCCGGATTTACATAGAGTAGGTGGAAAATATCCTGACTCATGGCATTATTATCATATGTTAGATCCAACTTCAATTACACCGGGTTCTATTATGCCACCTTATCCTTGGTTACTCGATAGAGATTTAAATACAAAAAATACAGCGGCAAAAATCAGGGCCATGCAAACTTTAGGTGTACCTTATGAAGAGGGTTATGATCAGATTGCAGTGGAAGATTTAAATGCGCAGGCAGAGGGAATTGCAAAGCGATTGGCAGATGCAAATATCCAGACAACACCCGATAAAGAAATCATTGCATTGATTGCTTATTTGCAAAGATTGGGAACAGATATAAAAGCAGAAAAGAGCGTTCAAAAATAA
- a CDS encoding c-type cytochrome, with amino-acid sequence MNLLSEKSKKIVAVVISLIAPLMVMAANATEEASKTWFIEEPVFWVLIAVAALLLYLIYALGQLLILGTKWRIRDKGGKGMMLLAFVTCTLLSGNTYAQSTGASASQTSIVNDPYFPLYILILVELIIVSYLLYSIRVADRARTQYGRKLGVLSMMWKGLNPAKPVEKEEDILLGDHVYDGIQELDNVMPPWLRFLFIATIIFAVIYIPYYFLGYGPTQKERYDESIAKADAAKEERMKTDVALVDENTVVINQAPEILSAGKEIFTTYCSACHGNEGEGGIGPNFADDYWIHGGSVKNIFATIKHGVPEKGMAAWNEILTPPQIADVCNYIISLHGTNPPNPKEPQGEIWKGESAATDSSAATSDTSAVVMLEK; translated from the coding sequence ATGAATTTACTTTCAGAAAAATCAAAAAAAATAGTAGCAGTCGTTATATCACTCATTGCTCCATTAATGGTAATGGCAGCAAATGCAACAGAAGAAGCATCAAAAACATGGTTTATCGAAGAGCCTGTTTTTTGGGTGTTAATTGCAGTGGCTGCACTATTGTTATATCTTATTTATGCCTTAGGTCAATTATTGATTTTGGGCACAAAATGGAGAATAAGAGATAAAGGCGGCAAAGGAATGATGTTGTTAGCATTTGTTACCTGCACATTATTATCTGGTAACACATATGCACAATCTACCGGAGCTTCGGCTTCACAAACTTCAATCGTGAATGATCCCTATTTTCCATTATATATTTTAATTCTTGTTGAATTAATTATCGTTAGCTACTTATTATATAGCATAAGGGTGGCAGATCGAGCTCGCACACAGTATGGAAGAAAACTGGGAGTGTTATCAATGATGTGGAAGGGATTAAATCCGGCGAAACCTGTGGAGAAGGAGGAGGATATTTTATTAGGTGATCATGTGTATGATGGCATTCAGGAATTGGATAATGTGATGCCACCTTGGTTGCGTTTTTTATTTATTGCAACTATCATTTTTGCAGTAATTTATATTCCTTATTATTTTTTGGGATACGGACCAACACAAAAAGAGCGGTATGATGAATCTATAGCAAAAGCAGATGCGGCGAAGGAAGAACGTATGAAAACGGATGTGGCTTTGGTGGATGAAAATACAGTGGTCATAAATCAAGCACCAGAGATATTATCGGCAGGAAAAGAAATTTTTACAACCTACTGTTCGGCTTGTCATGGTAATGAAGGTGAAGGAGGTATTGGACCAAACTTCGCTGATGATTATTGGATACATGGAGGTTCCGTCAAAAATATTTTTGCAACTATTAAACACGGCGTTCCTGAAAAAGGAATGGCTGCATGGAATGAAATTCTTACACCACCACAAATAGCGGATGTGTGTAATTATATTATTTCTTTACATGGAACAAACCCACCAAACCCGAAAGAACCCCAAGGAGAAATTTGGAAAGGAGAAAGCGCAGCAACAGATTCTTCTGCAGCCACTTCAGATACAAGTGCAGTAGTGATGTTGGAGAAATAA
- the ccoG gene encoding cytochrome c oxidase accessory protein CcoG has product MKNEGKDSFRDKIYTADESGKRKWVYATKPFGKFYNYRTILTVFYIVFFFSMPFIKVDGHPLFLFDVLERKFILFGAIFWPQDFFIFAVGMLAFMVFIVFFTVVFGRVFCGWICPQTIFMEMIFRKIEYWIEGTAEKQRKLDAQPWNREKIFRKTSKHIIFWVLSFIIANTFLAYIIGIDSLFKIISEPISKNVIGFLSIMAFTTVFYGVFAFAREMVCTFACPYGRLQGVLLDKHSIVVAYDYERGEPRGKIKKGEEQSNGDCVDCGLCVRVCPTGIDIRNGTQLECVNCTACIDACDSIMEKVNRPKGLIRYASENNIALKQKTKITPRMIGYSVVLVLLLGLFSVLLATRKDIGAAITRAQGQLYQQPDSLHYSNLYTIKLINKTVKDVPVTLRLEDISGEIKMVTPQLKVTSESMAEGTFFVILSPEQILQRSMDIRVGVYSGDKKIETVKTKFFGPVLQ; this is encoded by the coding sequence ATGAAAAATGAAGGAAAGGATTCGTTCAGAGATAAGATTTATACCGCTGATGAATCTGGGAAACGCAAATGGGTGTATGCTACAAAACCCTTCGGTAAATTTTATAACTACCGCACTATACTCACGGTTTTTTATATTGTGTTTTTCTTTTCAATGCCGTTTATAAAAGTGGATGGTCATCCGCTTTTTCTGTTTGATGTGTTAGAAAGAAAATTCATTTTATTTGGTGCAATATTCTGGCCGCAGGATTTTTTCATTTTCGCTGTCGGTATGCTGGCGTTTATGGTATTCATTGTTTTTTTTACTGTTGTTTTTGGTAGAGTGTTTTGTGGTTGGATTTGTCCGCAAACAATTTTTATGGAAATGATTTTTCGTAAAATTGAATATTGGATTGAAGGCACTGCGGAGAAGCAAAGAAAATTGGATGCACAACCCTGGAATCGTGAAAAAATATTTCGTAAAACTTCCAAGCATATTATTTTTTGGGTATTATCATTCATTATTGCAAATACATTTCTTGCTTACATCATTGGGATTGATAGTTTGTTTAAAATAATTTCAGAACCAATTTCAAAAAATGTAATTGGCTTTTTATCAATCATGGCATTTACCACCGTGTTTTATGGCGTGTTTGCTTTTGCACGGGAAATGGTGTGCACATTTGCTTGTCCGTACGGCAGATTGCAAGGTGTATTATTGGATAAACATTCTATTGTAGTAGCGTATGATTATGAGCGTGGTGAACCGAGAGGAAAAATTAAAAAAGGAGAGGAGCAATCGAATGGAGATTGTGTGGATTGCGGTTTATGTGTGCGTGTTTGTCCAACAGGAATTGATATTCGCAATGGTACTCAATTGGAGTGTGTGAATTGCACTGCTTGTATTGATGCATGTGATAGCATTATGGAAAAAGTGAATCGTCCGAAAGGATTAATTCGTTATGCATCAGAAAATAATATTGCATTAAAACAAAAAACAAAAATCACTCCCCGCATGATAGGTTATTCTGTGGTGTTGGTTTTATTACTGGGATTATTCAGTGTGTTATTAGCAACCAGAAAAGATATTGGTGCTGCAATTACCCGTGCGCAAGGACAATTATATCAGCAGCCCGACAGTTTGCATTACAGTAATTTATATACTATTAAATTGATTAATAAAACAGTGAAAGATGTGCCTGTTACATTGCGATTGGAAGATATCTCCGGTGAAATAAAAATGGTAACTCCGCAATTAAAAGTTACTTCCGAATCCATGGCTGAAGGTACTTTCTTTGTGATTTTATCTCCGGAACAAATACTACAACGCAGTATGGATATTCGTGTTGGTGTGTATTCAGGTGATAAGAAAATTGAAACAGTAAAAACTAAATTTTTCGGACCTGTATTACAATAG
- a CDS encoding FixH family protein gives MNWGKSIVLAFVIFIGFIMYIVIRSAQESVDLVSEDYYNEELKYQDVIDAEINTLPFKDSIRIEQIAQTIEMEFPDEIIVDAEGEIYFFRPNDIKLDKKILLQTDVNGLQIIGADQFIPGMYVVKVNWNKNGKTYFYQQNIFL, from the coding sequence ATGAATTGGGGTAAAAGCATAGTACTGGCATTTGTGATTTTTATAGGCTTCATTATGTATATCGTAATTCGATCTGCACAAGAAAGTGTAGATCTTGTTTCGGAAGATTATTATAATGAGGAATTAAAATATCAGGATGTGATTGATGCAGAAATAAATACTTTACCCTTTAAGGATTCTATTCGCATTGAACAAATTGCTCAAACTATTGAGATGGAATTTCCGGATGAAATTATTGTAGATGCTGAAGGTGAAATTTATTTTTTCAGACCGAATGATATAAAGCTGGATAAAAAAATTCTGTTGCAAACCGATGTTAATGGTTTGCAAATAATCGGTGCCGATCAATTTATTCCGGGCATGTATGTGGTGAAAGTAAATTGGAATAAAAACGGAAAAACATATTTCTATCAGCAGAATATTTTTTTATGA
- a CDS encoding sulfite exporter TauE/SafE family protein, giving the protein MIELIAAGFLIGFMGSLHCVGMCGPLAVMLHANAPGNQVVNGMLYNAGRIITYTLLGVIIALIGKTFIAAGFQQVVSIISGCIILLILFLPIALKQKIPGTRILRTFVGRMKKSWSGILKQHTKTSVLAGGIINGFLPCGLVYVALVAALNAQSIGGGALFMTMFGLGTVPAMFLAGTAGNFFSMPLRMRIRKIIPVFTFLVGVLLILRGLGLGIPYVSPHMDASGHVMECCKNPNVK; this is encoded by the coding sequence ATGATTGAGTTAATTGCTGCCGGATTTTTAATTGGATTTATGGGCAGCTTGCATTGTGTGGGTATGTGTGGTCCGCTTGCAGTAATGTTGCATGCAAATGCTCCCGGCAATCAAGTTGTAAATGGTATGCTGTATAATGCCGGAAGAATTATTACTTACACACTTTTGGGAGTCATCATTGCACTTATCGGAAAGACATTTATAGCAGCAGGTTTTCAGCAAGTAGTTTCTATAATTTCCGGTTGCATTATTTTACTTATTCTTTTTTTACCCATTGCATTAAAACAAAAAATCCCTGGCACTCGAATACTAAGAACTTTTGTAGGCAGAATGAAAAAATCTTGGTCAGGTATTTTAAAACAACACACTAAAACAAGTGTTCTTGCCGGTGGAATTATCAATGGATTTTTACCCTGTGGTTTAGTATATGTTGCATTGGTTGCTGCATTAAATGCACAGTCTATTGGTGGAGGTGCACTGTTTATGACGATGTTTGGTTTAGGCACTGTGCCCGCTATGTTTTTAGCAGGTACCGCAGGAAATTTTTTCAGTATGCCTTTGCGTATGCGCATTCGAAAAATAATTCCGGTATTTACTTTTCTTGTGGGTGTGTTATTGATATTGCGTGGACTCGGTTTAGGAATTCCTTATGTGAGTCCACATATGGATGCCAGCGGACATGTAATGGAATGTTGTAAAAATCCGAATGTAAAATAA
- a CDS encoding serine hydrolase — protein MKKIFFLLFISSLFFTANAQTISGVTEKFIDSVLNANYSAIEPGAVLLIAEEGKPIYQKVLGMASVELTVPMKEDYVFAIGSMTKQFTAIAILQLVQQGKLNLKDDIKLYMPDYNSHDKIITIENLLTHTAGIPSFTEMDTFSTLFNKDITLKEMVGIFQDAPLMFEPGTDWSYSNSGFNLAGMIIEKVSGMTYEDYLQKNIFDPLKMTSTTLGSKEKIIPRFVNGYQPSMVNYMPASEFSWTWPYAAGQIVSNVNDLLKWDDALYTNKILNQELIQQAFTNYKLSTGEYANYGYGWTVGEYNGVKIIRHGGAINGFLSDAIRIPEKHLYIVMLTNNTKQRPDGVMNEILNKLLHFDITGNAVPIDAEQLKKYTGTYQVNRTGGRLVSNYSDELIYRYFTIDSNNLYAQRTGGAKYKLTYLGNDEFYTTDKFSRIKFGHDAADKSIMTTNMFDVFGNYGPNDIGMKTDIPIPTERMEIELPQEVLQKYEGKYDFGGGFFIKIFIKDNKLFGQATGQGAFEMFAENETEFFLKIVDASITFQLNDAGETIGMTLHQGGDMHAKKVD, from the coding sequence ATGAAAAAAATTTTCTTTCTCCTTTTCATAAGTTCATTATTCTTTACTGCAAATGCACAAACAATTTCCGGTGTTACGGAAAAATTTATTGACAGTGTATTAAATGCAAATTATTCTGCAATAGAACCGGGAGCTGTATTATTAATTGCAGAAGAAGGAAAACCCATTTATCAAAAAGTATTGGGAATGGCAAGCGTGGAACTCACTGTTCCGATGAAAGAAGATTATGTATTTGCAATTGGCTCTATGACCAAACAATTTACGGCAATTGCAATTCTTCAATTAGTACAACAAGGCAAATTAAATTTAAAAGATGACATCAAATTATATATGCCTGATTATAATTCGCATGATAAAATAATAACTATAGAAAATCTGCTTACGCATACTGCCGGCATTCCAAGTTTTACTGAAATGGATACGTTTAGCACATTGTTTAATAAGGATATTACTTTAAAAGAAATGGTCGGCATTTTTCAAGATGCACCCTTAATGTTTGAGCCCGGAACAGATTGGAGTTACAGCAATTCAGGTTTCAATCTTGCAGGAATGATAATAGAAAAAGTTAGTGGAATGACTTACGAAGATTATCTGCAAAAAAATATTTTTGATCCACTAAAAATGACAAGTACAACTTTAGGTTCAAAAGAAAAAATAATTCCCCGATTTGTAAATGGATATCAACCCAGTATGGTTAACTATATGCCTGCCTCTGAATTCAGTTGGACATGGCCGTATGCTGCAGGGCAGATTGTGAGCAATGTGAATGATTTATTAAAATGGGATGATGCACTTTATACCAATAAAATTTTAAATCAGGAGCTCATTCAACAAGCATTTACCAACTATAAATTAAGCACCGGTGAATATGCAAATTATGGATATGGATGGACTGTTGGCGAATACAACGGTGTAAAAATAATTCGACACGGCGGTGCAATTAATGGTTTTTTAAGTGATGCCATTCGTATTCCGGAAAAACACTTATATATAGTGATGCTCACCAACAATACAAAGCAAAGACCGGATGGTGTGATGAATGAAATTTTAAATAAGCTACTTCATTTTGATATTACAGGAAATGCGGTGCCGATAGATGCAGAACAATTAAAAAAATATACAGGAACATATCAGGTAAACCGAACCGGAGGAAGATTAGTAAGCAATTATTCCGATGAACTGATTTACAGATATTTTACAATTGATAGCAATAATTTATATGCACAACGGACAGGTGGTGCAAAATATAAACTTACTTATTTGGGTAATGATGAATTTTATACTACTGATAAATTTTCAAGGATAAAATTCGGACATGATGCGGCAGACAAATCAATTATGACAACAAATATGTTTGATGTGTTTGGTAATTATGGTCCAAATGATATTGGAATGAAAACAGATATTCCAATTCCCACGGAACGAATGGAAATAGAATTACCACAAGAAGTATTGCAGAAATATGAAGGTAAATATGATTTCGGCGGTGGATTTTTTATTAAGATTTTTATTAAGGATAACAAATTATTCGGACAAGCAACAGGCCAAGGTGCTTTTGAAATGTTTGCAGAAAATGAAACAGAATTCTTTTTAAAAATTGTGGATGCTTCTATTACTTTTCAATTGAATGATGCCGGTGAAACAATAGGCATGACTTTACATCAAGGTGGTGATATGCATGCAAAAAAAGTAGATTGA
- a CDS encoding aconitate hydratase produces the protein MAFDIEMIKELYEQLPTKITAARKVLNKPLTLTEKILYSHLSEGAAHSIYERGNSYVDFAPDRVAMQDATAQMALLQFMSAGKKKVAVPSTVHCDHLIQAKVGASKDLANAVDSNKEVFDFLASVSNKYGIGFWKPGAGIIHQVVLENYAFPGGMMIGTDSHTVNAGGLGMVAIGVGGADAVDVMAGFPWELKMPKLIGVKLTGKMSGWTSAKDVILKVSGILTVKGGTGAIVEYFGEGAKNISCTGKGTICNMGAEIGATTSLFGYDESMSRYLNATGRSDVAALADAVEAHLTGDPEVYADPEMYFDRVIEINLDELEPFVNGPYTPDLAWPISKLKDAVIVNGWPKILEVGLIGSCTNSSYEDLTRAASIARQAVAKKLKAKSEFTITPGSEQIRFTVARDGLLDDFEKMGGVVLANACGPCIGQWARHTNDPDKKNTILTSYNRNFAKRNDGNPNTHAFVASPEIVTALAIAGDITFNPLTDALMNDEGKMVMLDQPVGIELPTKGFDVKDPGYLEPAIDGSGIEVIISPESNRLQILAPFPAWEGTDIKGLKLLIKAQGKCTTDHISMAGPWLKFRGHLDNISNNMLIGAINFFNEKTDTVKNQLTGEYNSVPNVQRAYKAAGIGSIVVGDENYGEGSSREHAAMEPRHLGVRAILVKSFARIHETNLKKQGMLGLTFDDKNDYDKVLEDDNIDIIGLTNFAPGVPLTVVLNHADGSKDSITVNHTYNAQQIKWFKAGSALNMIGS, from the coding sequence ATGGCATTTGATATTGAAATGATTAAGGAGTTATATGAACAACTTCCAACAAAAATTACCGCTGCCCGCAAAGTATTAAATAAACCACTTACCCTCACTGAAAAAATATTATACAGTCATCTTTCCGAAGGTGCTGCCCATAGCATTTATGAAAGAGGAAATAGTTATGTGGATTTTGCACCCGATCGTGTAGCAATGCAAGATGCAACAGCACAAATGGCGCTACTGCAATTTATGAGTGCCGGTAAGAAAAAAGTTGCCGTGCCTTCTACCGTGCATTGCGATCACTTAATTCAGGCTAAAGTGGGTGCAAGCAAAGATTTGGCTAATGCAGTGGATTCCAATAAAGAGGTATTTGATTTCCTAGCTTCTGTTTCTAATAAATATGGAATTGGTTTTTGGAAACCCGGTGCCGGAATTATTCATCAAGTAGTTTTAGAAAATTATGCATTTCCTGGTGGGATGATGATTGGAACCGATAGTCATACAGTGAATGCAGGTGGATTAGGAATGGTGGCGATTGGTGTTGGTGGCGCTGATGCAGTGGATGTGATGGCAGGTTTCCCTTGGGAATTGAAAATGCCGAAACTCATCGGGGTGAAACTCACAGGAAAAATGAGTGGATGGACTAGTGCCAAAGATGTGATATTAAAAGTATCCGGAATATTAACTGTGAAAGGTGGAACCGGTGCAATTGTAGAATATTTTGGTGAAGGAGCTAAAAATATTTCGTGCACAGGAAAAGGTACTATTTGTAATATGGGTGCAGAGATAGGCGCAACTACTTCTTTATTTGGTTATGATGAAAGTATGAGCAGATATTTAAATGCAACCGGACGCTCTGATGTTGCTGCATTAGCCGATGCAGTGGAAGCACATTTAACCGGAGATCCGGAAGTGTATGCAGATCCTGAAATGTATTTTGATAGGGTTATAGAAATAAATCTGGATGAATTGGAGCCTTTTGTAAATGGACCTTACACACCTGATCTTGCCTGGCCGATAAGTAAATTAAAAGATGCGGTAATAGTGAATGGCTGGCCAAAAATTTTGGAGGTTGGCTTAATAGGAAGTTGCACTAACAGCAGTTATGAAGATTTAACTCGTGCTGCAAGTATAGCACGTCAGGCAGTTGCTAAAAAATTAAAAGCAAAAAGTGAATTTACAATTACACCGGGCTCGGAGCAGATAAGATTCACAGTTGCCAGAGATGGTTTACTTGATGATTTTGAAAAAATGGGCGGTGTTGTTTTGGCAAATGCTTGCGGTCCTTGCATTGGTCAATGGGCAAGACATACCAATGATCCTGATAAAAAAAATACTATCCTTACTTCTTACAATAGAAATTTTGCAAAGCGCAATGACGGCAATCCAAATACCCATGCATTTGTTGCTTCACCGGAAATAGTTACCGCACTTGCAATTGCAGGTGATATCACTTTTAATCCACTTACCGATGCATTGATGAATGATGAAGGAAAGATGGTGATGTTAGATCAACCTGTTGGAATTGAATTACCTACTAAAGGATTTGATGTAAAAGATCCGGGTTATTTAGAACCTGCAATTGATGGGTCGGGTATTGAAGTAATTATTAGTCCGGAATCAAATCGCTTGCAAATATTAGCACCATTTCCTGCATGGGAAGGAACAGATATAAAAGGATTAAAACTGTTGATTAAAGCACAAGGAAAATGTACAACAGATCATATTTCTATGGCGGGTCCCTGGTTAAAATTCAGAGGGCATCTGGATAATATTTCAAACAACATGTTGATTGGTGCAATTAATTTTTTCAATGAGAAAACAGATACTGTAAAAAATCAATTAACCGGAGAATATAATTCTGTTCCCAATGTGCAAAGAGCATATAAAGCTGCCGGCATAGGAAGTATAGTTGTAGGTGATGAAAATTATGGTGAAGGTTCATCCAGGGAGCATGCGGCAATGGAACCAAGACATTTGGGTGTGCGTGCAATTTTAGTAAAATCATTTGCACGTATCCATGAAACCAATCTTAAAAAACAAGGTATGCTTGGATTGACTTTCGATGATAAAAATGATTATGATAAAGTATTGGAAGATGATAACATTGACATCATCGGGTTAACAAATTTTGCACCCGGCGTTCCACTTACTGTTGTTTTAAATCATGCGGATGGAAGTAAAGATTCTATAACAGTAAATCATACTTATAATGCACAACAGATTAAATGGTTTAAAGCAGGAAGTGCTTTGAATATGATTGGTAGTTAA